TTATCTGTTCCATCAATATGGTAAGACTCCCTCCCTAATTCTTATTTTTCCAACGGTTGAGTTACGTTTGGGCATAGAATTTAGCGTCCTGTCCAGTAGCTATCAAGACAAGCtccctcacgctacagaaacaggtgaAATATTGGCCTACCATCGGCCATTCTGGCTCATACATTACTTTATTTACTGTGTGTCTCGAAAACACAGCTGCTGTCAAACCAGTGTTCAGTAAGCTCTGAGCCTGATGCATCTGTCCTCTTAAGGAATAAATTATTATTAGAATCAACACAGTTTCAAATCTTGCAAATGAATGTTAGAGAGGAtgatgacacagagacagataggccTGCAGGCAATTCCAGAACCCTCACCTTGGCGGTGTGCTCCGCTGCCATCGGTGGCACCTTCCAGTACGGCTACAACCTCTCCATGATCAACGCCCCCACCAACCACATCCAGAGGTTCATCAATGACACATACTGGGAGCGCTGGGGAACCGGCCTAGACACCTCCCAGGTGACCCTGCTGTGGACCGTGATCGTGTCTGCCTTCTCCCTGGGTGGCCTGACCGGGGCTCTTCTGGCAGGACCCATGGCTGTCCGCTGTGGCAGGAAGAACTCACTACTTCTCAATAACTCTTTCTTGTTCCTCGGTGCAGTCCTCGCCCTTACCAGCAGGGCGGCAAGGTCAGTTGAGATGATTATTTTTGCCCGCCTGCTAGTGGGGGTCAACGCTGGAGTGAGCATGAACGTCCAGCCCATGTATTTCGTAGAGAGTGCCCCCAAACACCTGCGTGGCGCTGTGGCCTTCTCCTCGGCCGTGTTCACTGCATTTGGGATCTTCCTGGGCCAGGTGGTGGGTCTAACGGAGCTGTTGGGTACCGAGCCCCTCTGGCCCTACCTCCTGGCCAGCAATGCCCTCCCAGGCCTCCTCCAGCTACTCACCCTGCCCTGGTTCCCTGAGAGCCCCCGCTACCTGCTCATGGACCAGGGGAACAAGGAGGCGTGCGCCCGGGCTCTGGGTAGGTTCCGCGGCGGGGCTGACTTCAGcctggagatggaggagatgctGCAGGAGCAGGCTGACGCCGGTGGGGCCACGGCCAAGAGTCAGACTCCCTGGGACCTGTTCTCCAACCGCTCCCTCCACCCCCAGCTACGCACTGTGATGGCTGCTAGCAGTGCCATGATGCTGTGTGGTAATGACTCCATCTACTTCTATGCCTCGTACATCTTCCTAGCAGCAGGGATCCCTGTGGAGAAGGTCCAGTATGTCTCTATCGGCACTGGGGCCTGCGAGTTCACTGCTGCCGTCGTGTGTAACCTGCTGGTTGAGCGTGTGGGCCGCAGGATGCTCCTCAGTGGCGGATACGCCCTGATGGCGGTCTGGGCGCTGGTCTTCACCCTGGCCCTGACCCTCCAGGGCTACTCTGTCCCAGGGATGCCCTATCTCAGCATGGCCTGTGTGTTCTGCTATATCCTCAGCTTTGGTATGGGCCCTGCCGGGGTTACGGGAATCTTGCCTGCTGAGATCTTTGACCAGACGGCTCGGCCTGCGGCCTACATGGTGGCTGGGTCCCTCATGTGGATCAACCTCTTGATAGTAGGCATGGCTTTTCCATTCATAGTGAGTTACCTCAATGCGCTCTGCTTCATCCCGTTCTGTTGCGTCTGTGTGGCGACCtctttgtttgtgggcctcacTCTGCCCGAGACCAAGGGCAGGACACTGGCTGAGATCACAGCAGAGTTTGATAGGAGGAGTCTTTTGAAGAAGGGCCCAGAGAAGCAGGGGCCCGAGCCCATGAAGGAGCAATATCAGCTGggtaaagctctctctctcaccaccataGACCCAGagcccctctcccatctcctagACCCAgagcccctctctctcacagccCTAGaccagagcctctctctctcacagccctAGACCCAGGGCCCCTCTCTCTCACGGCCCTAGAcccagagcctctctctctcacggccCTAGAcccagagcctctctctctcacggccCTAGAcccagagcctctctctctcatggcccTAGAcccagagcctctctctctcactgccctaGACCCAGAGCCCCTCTCTCACTGCCCTAGACCCAGAGCCCCTCTTTCACTGCCCTAGACCCAGAGCCCTCTTTCACCACCTAGACCCAGAGCCTCTCTCTCACCGCCTAGACCCAGAGCCTGGGGGAACAGTCTGGGGGTCTGAGGGTGGggtatttatatgaattatatttAATTATGGTGTATGAATGTGGTGCCTTGGTCCCTAAACCAAATAGCCTATACCTCTTTATGAAATCACTGT
This genomic window from Oncorhynchus gorbuscha isolate QuinsamMale2020 ecotype Even-year linkage group LG07, OgorEven_v1.0, whole genome shotgun sequence contains:
- the LOC124040247 gene encoding solute carrier family 2, facilitated glucose transporter member 11-like, whose product is MNVREDDDTETDRPAGNSRTLTLAVCSAAIGGTFQYGYNLSMINAPTNHIQRFINDTYWERWGTGLDTSQVTLLWTVIVSAFSLGGLTGALLAGPMAVRCGRKNSLLLNNSFLFLGAVLALTSRAARSVEMIIFARLLVGVNAGVSMNVQPMYFVESAPKHLRGAVAFSSAVFTAFGIFLGQVVGLTELLGTEPLWPYLLASNALPGLLQLLTLPWFPESPRYLLMDQGNKEACARALGRFRGGADFSLEMEEMLQEQADAGGATAKSQTPWDLFSNRSLHPQLRTVMAASSAMMLCGNDSIYFYASYIFLAAGIPVEKVQYVSIGTGACEFTAAVVCNLLVERVGRRMLLSGGYALMAVWALVFTLALTLQGYSVPGMPYLSMACVFCYILSFGMGPAGVTGILPAEIFDQTARPAAYMVAGSLMWINLLIVGMAFPFIVSYLNALCFIPFCCVCVATSLFVGLTLPETKGRTLAEITAEFDRRSLLKKGPEKQGPEPMKEQYQLGKALSLTTIDPEPLSHLLDPEPLSLTALDQSLSLSQP